One genomic window of Panicum hallii strain FIL2 chromosome 6, PHallii_v3.1, whole genome shotgun sequence includes the following:
- the LOC112898153 gene encoding uncharacterized protein LOC112898153 produces the protein MVRPLKKAPGGFTHLLIMVDKFTKWIEAKPITKTNFQEAVKFFLDIVYRFGVPNTIITDNRTNFIGKKFLEFADGYRIRIYWASVGHPRTNGQVERANGMVLQGLKPCMFDRLKKFAARWVEELLAVLWSLRTPPKQSTGFTPFFLTNGAKAVLPSDLDYGAPRVKTFDPDRAPEAQLDVVHLLKEAQEMALVRLARYQQTLSRYHERKIRGRTLKVGDLVLRRSQSTKDRHKLTPP, from the coding sequence ATGGTCAGGCCTCTCAAGAAGGCCCCTGGCGGTTTCACTCATCTACTCATCATGGTGgacaagttcactaagtggaTTGAGGCAAAACCCATTACCAAAaccaatttccaagaggccgtcAAGTTCTTCCTGGACATCGTCTACCGATTTGGTGTGccaaacaccatcatcacagacaatAGGACTAACTTCATAGGCAAGAAGTTCTTGGAGTTCGCCGACGGCTACAGGATCAGGATCTACTGGGCGTCAGTCGGACACCCTCGCACCAATGGGCAAGTGGAGAGGGCGAATGGCATGGTCCTCCAAGGACTTAAGCCTTGCATGTTCGACCGGCTCAAAAAGTTTGCTGCACGCTGGGTCGAGGAACTCCTGGCTGTTCTCTGGAGCCTGAGGACACCTCCCAAACAATCCACTGGGTTCACCCCATTTTTTCTAACAAATGGGGCAAAAGCGGTGCTCCCCTCTGACCTAGACTACGGCGCCCCAAGGGTCAAAACCTTTGACCCCGACCGAGCCCCGGAGGCTCAGCTAGACGTGGTTCACTTATTGAAGGAGGCCCAAGAGATGGCCTTGGTCCGCTTGGCTCGTTACCAGCAAACCCTTAGCAGGTACCACGAGAGGAAGATCAGGGGAAGAACCCTCAAAGTCGGCGATTTGGTACTACGGAGATCACAGTCGACGAAGGATAGGCACAAGCTCACTCCGCCCTAG